One Vibrio pomeroyi genomic region harbors:
- the fabV gene encoding enoyl-ACP reductase FabV — MLIEPVIKGVVAKSAHPIGCQEAVKQQIKFVKSAPQIKDGPKRVLIIGASSGFGLAARIALTFGGAKADTIGVSFERGPNEKSLGSAGWYNNIYFKKEAEREQRTAINIVGDAFSKETRSQVVEAIETYFEGEVDLIIYSLAAGVRPKPDSEEFWRSAIKPIGESVTGATISLEHDNWVTNTLDAATEEEAESTLKVMGGEDWENWIDELINAESIAPGCKTIAFSYVGPEVTHPIYLDGTLGRAKIDLHQTSHALNLELANFDGNAYATVCKALVTKASVFIPGLSPYLLALYKVMKEKETHEGCIEQMQRLFSSKLYGQTKVPLDGERLIRMDDWELDPETQAHVTELLDKMDESNFQTLGDYQGFKDEFLQLNGFAQPSVDYSKKLNSEDFIKLKP, encoded by the coding sequence ATGCTGATCGAACCTGTTATCAAGGGTGTGGTAGCTAAAAGCGCTCACCCTATTGGCTGTCAAGAAGCCGTAAAGCAACAAATCAAGTTTGTTAAGAGTGCGCCGCAAATCAAAGATGGCCCTAAACGAGTACTGATCATCGGCGCTTCCTCTGGCTTCGGCCTTGCCGCTCGTATCGCCCTTACCTTTGGCGGTGCAAAAGCTGATACCATCGGCGTCTCATTCGAACGCGGTCCCAACGAAAAATCCCTCGGTAGTGCCGGTTGGTACAACAACATCTACTTCAAGAAAGAAGCCGAACGCGAGCAGCGCACTGCTATCAACATCGTTGGCGATGCCTTTTCTAAAGAAACACGCTCCCAAGTTGTCGAAGCCATCGAGACCTATTTCGAAGGTGAAGTCGATCTCATCATCTACAGCTTAGCCGCGGGTGTGAGACCAAAACCGGATTCTGAAGAATTTTGGCGCTCGGCTATCAAACCGATTGGCGAAAGCGTTACTGGCGCGACGATTTCTCTTGAGCACGACAACTGGGTGACCAACACGCTCGACGCTGCAACAGAAGAAGAAGCCGAAAGCACACTCAAAGTAATGGGTGGTGAAGATTGGGAAAACTGGATAGATGAACTGATCAACGCGGAGTCGATTGCTCCGGGTTGTAAGACGATCGCGTTCTCCTACGTTGGCCCTGAAGTGACGCACCCTATCTACCTAGACGGTACTTTAGGTCGCGCTAAGATCGACCTTCATCAAACCAGTCACGCACTCAACCTTGAACTAGCTAACTTCGACGGCAACGCTTACGCTACCGTGTGTAAAGCGTTGGTAACAAAAGCAAGTGTATTCATTCCAGGGTTAAGCCCTTACCTGCTTGCTTTGTACAAAGTGATGAAAGAGAAAGAAACCCACGAAGGTTGTATCGAACAGATGCAGCGCTTGTTTAGCAGCAAACTGTATGGACAAACCAAAGTTCCGCTTGATGGTGAACGTCTGATTCGTATGGATGATTGGGAGTTAGATCCTGAAACCCAAGCACATGTGACCGAATTGCTGGATAAAATGGACGAAAGCAATTTCCAAACTTTGGGTGATTACCAAGGATTCAAAGATGAGTTCTTACAGCTAAACGGGTTCGCGCAACCATCAGTAGATTACAGTAAGAAACTGAATAGCGAAGACTTTATAAAATTAAAGCCCTAA
- a CDS encoding ABC transporter permease: protein MNSSNGLNKRLFSWSIEEIRHGQLWPVSIALTLIIACVFALSALAERMEQVIVKQGKDALTADSVFISANPIPQSLLDLTQVEQLESSELTRFSTMAFSDNSMQLVTVKAVESNYPLRGEMILEGANNASSNHVEPGELWLDERIFAQLEVKIGDNVTIGDADLTITGRITQEPGLSFNPFQQMPAVLIHKSDIDATGAIQPGSRVSFRLFLNGDDAKLKAAQDSIELTPSDRWRTQDSASRTNDMFESTTQYLSLTVAIVVIMAATTLVLTCQHYVASRRKTIAMLKSLGASKQWIVKWLSVQVSLLVVIGAVLGITIGIGLEFLLRIPLGDLLPSPLPSYGIEPAILAILSSILIGVPALGIPLIGLVNTSAISVIQSSHKSHDSYKKFALLLVPIIPMMLMYGDNLLVWIVLAGIACLFLVLAAVSTIVLRLFGKLPTSTSMRLALSRINRTPLATGIQFGSLALSLMLLSIIWLVRSDLLSDWQQTLPENAPNAFALNIASYEKDSYLATIDSNEVERTQAFPIIRGRLTTINGVEAAEYSDTSEQTDALSREINFTWGDQLPEYNEVLEGSWTQEQGVSVESDVAEQLGLKIGDELSFTINSQNVSAKLNSIRKVEWREMKPNFYFIFTPDVLSSIPSTWLVSFRLEDKHDQMLNELSRNHPTVSLMDIRVMGSKIQELLKQIVWSITVLAALGVVAGLLLIFTLLRLSLSQRQQEIRLYRTLGASKKRILNTIWCEYGLMALVAGSIAALGSELSVAGVMNFGFELEPSLHPMLWITLPVLTFMTLAAVVNSLIKRLLAPVNKDFG, encoded by the coding sequence TTGAACTCATCAAACGGACTGAACAAACGCCTGTTTTCGTGGAGCATCGAAGAAATTCGACATGGTCAGCTGTGGCCGGTATCCATCGCGTTAACCTTGATCATCGCTTGTGTTTTCGCATTGTCGGCGCTCGCCGAGCGGATGGAGCAGGTGATCGTTAAGCAGGGTAAAGACGCACTGACTGCTGATAGTGTGTTTATCTCAGCAAATCCAATTCCACAATCTTTGCTCGACCTGACTCAAGTGGAGCAGCTAGAAAGTTCAGAGTTGACGCGTTTCTCCACCATGGCATTCAGTGATAACTCAATGCAATTGGTGACGGTAAAAGCGGTCGAAAGTAACTATCCACTGCGCGGTGAAATGATACTAGAAGGCGCTAATAATGCGTCGAGTAATCATGTTGAACCGGGTGAACTTTGGCTCGATGAGCGTATATTTGCGCAACTTGAAGTTAAAATCGGTGACAATGTCACTATTGGTGATGCCGATTTAACAATAACAGGGCGCATCACGCAAGAGCCGGGGTTGAGCTTTAATCCGTTCCAGCAAATGCCTGCTGTATTAATACACAAAAGTGATATCGACGCGACGGGTGCTATTCAGCCGGGAAGCCGTGTGAGCTTCAGGCTGTTCTTGAACGGTGATGATGCAAAGCTCAAAGCGGCACAAGACAGTATCGAGCTAACACCAAGTGATCGCTGGCGCACACAAGATTCGGCAAGTCGCACTAATGATATGTTTGAAAGCACGACGCAATACTTATCGTTGACTGTTGCTATTGTTGTGATCATGGCGGCAACCACTTTGGTACTCACGTGCCAACACTATGTGGCAAGCCGTCGTAAAACCATCGCTATGTTGAAAAGTTTGGGCGCAAGCAAACAGTGGATCGTTAAGTGGCTGTCGGTTCAGGTGTCTCTATTGGTCGTTATTGGTGCTGTGCTAGGTATCACGATTGGTATTGGCTTAGAATTTTTGCTTCGAATCCCACTGGGTGACTTATTGCCATCGCCACTTCCAAGCTATGGCATCGAACCAGCTATCTTGGCGATTTTATCAAGCATTCTGATTGGTGTGCCTGCCTTAGGGATCCCACTGATTGGCTTAGTTAATACATCAGCCATCAGCGTAATTCAATCAAGTCATAAATCACACGACAGCTACAAAAAGTTCGCGCTGCTGCTAGTACCTATCATCCCGATGATGCTGATGTACGGCGATAACCTATTGGTATGGATTGTTCTAGCCGGTATTGCGTGTCTGTTTTTGGTGTTAGCTGCTGTCAGCACGATTGTTCTGCGCTTGTTCGGCAAGTTACCGACGTCGACATCAATGCGCTTGGCGTTAAGCCGAATCAATCGTACTCCGCTAGCAACAGGTATTCAGTTTGGCTCGTTGGCGCTTTCGTTGATGTTGTTGTCGATTATTTGGTTGGTGAGAAGTGATCTGCTATCCGATTGGCAACAAACCTTGCCAGAGAACGCACCGAATGCGTTTGCGCTTAACATTGCGAGCTACGAGAAAGACAGTTACTTAGCGACCATCGACTCAAATGAAGTGGAGCGCACTCAAGCATTCCCAATCATCCGCGGAAGACTGACGACCATTAACGGCGTAGAAGCGGCTGAATACAGTGATACATCTGAACAAACTGACGCATTGAGTCGTGAAATCAACTTCACATGGGGTGATCAGTTACCTGAGTACAATGAAGTGCTTGAAGGCAGTTGGACGCAAGAGCAGGGCGTGTCTGTTGAATCGGATGTCGCTGAACAACTTGGTTTAAAAATTGGTGATGAGCTTTCATTCACTATTAACAGCCAAAATGTGTCAGCCAAACTTAATAGCATCCGAAAAGTAGAGTGGCGCGAAATGAAGCCAAACTTCTACTTCATCTTTACTCCAGATGTATTGAGTTCGATTCCATCAACCTGGTTGGTGAGCTTCAGACTCGAAGATAAACACGACCAAATGCTCAACGAGCTCTCTCGAAATCACCCAACCGTGAGTTTGATGGATATCCGTGTGATGGGTAGCAAGATCCAAGAACTGCTTAAGCAGATTGTTTGGTCAATCACGGTGCTCGCTGCGCTTGGTGTCGTTGCTGGGTTATTGCTTATCTTTACTCTGTTGCGTCTTAGCTTGTCTCAAAGGCAACAAGAGATTCGCTTGTATCGAACCTTAGGAGCGAGTAAGAAGCGCATCCTCAATACCATTTGGTGTGAATATGGGTTGATGGCGCTTGTGGCAGGTTCGATTGCGGCGCTGGGTTCCGAGCTCAGTGTTGCAGGAGTGATGAACTTTGGTTTTGAGCTAGAACCATCACTTCACCCGA
- a CDS encoding arylesterase, translating to MTRLISFLFFILFSTASLAQGSASAQDSKLLVLGDSLSAGYNMDIKQSWPSLLPDALAKHDKAVTVVNGSISGDTTGNGLARLPQLLEEHAPDTVLIELGANDGLRGFPPKLMSANLDQIIEQIKASGAKPIMMQIKIPPNYGKRYNQQFEYVFAALADQQNVPLLPFFLEHIILKPEWMMNDGLHPKPEAQPWIAEFVAEELYQYL from the coding sequence ATGACTCGACTAATTTCCTTTTTATTCTTTATTTTATTTTCAACCGCTTCTTTAGCTCAAGGCTCTGCGTCAGCTCAAGATTCAAAGTTATTGGTACTTGGCGATAGTTTGAGTGCTGGTTACAACATGGATATCAAACAGAGCTGGCCAAGTTTGTTACCAGACGCGCTAGCAAAACATGATAAAGCGGTTACCGTGGTTAACGGGAGTATCTCTGGTGACACAACGGGCAACGGTTTAGCTCGTTTGCCTCAACTACTTGAAGAACATGCTCCAGACACCGTTCTTATTGAGCTAGGAGCGAATGATGGCCTTCGTGGTTTTCCACCTAAGCTGATGTCTGCGAACCTAGATCAAATCATTGAGCAGATAAAAGCCTCAGGCGCAAAACCGATTATGATGCAGATTAAAATTCCACCAAATTACGGTAAACGTTATAACCAACAATTTGAGTACGTTTTTGCGGCTTTAGCTGATCAACAAAATGTGCCGCTTCTGCCGTTCTTTCTAGAACATATCATCCTTAAACCTGAGTGGATGATGAACGATGGCTTGCATCCTAAACCAGAAGCTCAACCTTGGATCGCTGAATTTGTCGCCGAAGAATTATATCAGTATCTTTAG
- a CDS encoding ABC transporter ATP-binding protein, which produces MHTSIIKAEAVSKTVSTNQEHLTILEHVDIDIREGETVAIVGTSGAGKSTLMTLLAGLDVPTKGEISLLGQPLSQLDDEARAKIRSESVGFVFQSFLLIPSLSALQNVTLPCLLKGEDEDIERATALLESVGLKDRLDHLPSQLSGGEQQRVALARAFMIKPKILFADEPTGNLDQQTAAKIVELLFELNSSHGTTLVLVTHDPKLAQRCQRTLKMHVGQIEEV; this is translated from the coding sequence ATGCATACATCCATCATTAAAGCAGAAGCTGTTTCCAAGACAGTGTCTACTAATCAAGAACATTTAACAATCCTAGAGCACGTTGATATCGATATTCGTGAAGGCGAAACAGTCGCGATCGTAGGCACGTCGGGTGCAGGTAAATCGACACTAATGACGCTGTTAGCAGGGCTTGACGTACCAACCAAAGGTGAGATTAGCCTCTTAGGACAACCACTTTCGCAACTTGATGATGAAGCAAGGGCTAAAATCCGTAGCGAATCCGTTGGGTTCGTATTTCAAAGCTTCTTGTTAATCCCAAGCCTGTCTGCACTACAAAACGTCACGCTTCCTTGTTTATTGAAAGGTGAAGACGAAGACATTGAACGAGCGACCGCTCTGCTTGAATCGGTTGGTTTAAAAGACAGACTTGATCACTTGCCGTCTCAGTTATCAGGTGGTGAACAACAAAGGGTCGCTTTAGCACGTGCCTTTATGATCAAGCCAAAAATCCTATTTGCTGACGAACCTACAGGCAACCTAGACCAACAAACTGCAGCCAAAATTGTGGAGTTACTGTTTGAATTGAACTCTTCGCACGGCACAACTCTAGTATTGGTGACACACGATCCTAAGCTTGCACAACGCTGCCAACGAACGCTTAAGATGCATGTCGGTCAAATAGAGGAAGTTTAA